The proteins below are encoded in one region of Micromonospora pisi:
- a CDS encoding glycoside hydrolase family 3 protein — protein sequence MSTPTGSLSILASAVLQPGFEGSDAPPDWVRRWLGEGLGGVALFARNVRDTAQVSALTAALRAERPDVLVAIDEEAGDVTRFESRTGSSRPGNLALGAIDDPELTERVARDLGAELAAAGITLNYAPVADVNSNPDNPVIGVRAFGADSALVARQTAAWVRGLQAAGVAACAKHFPGHGDTSVDSHIDVPRIDSTRDQLELAELPPFRAAIDAGVQAIMTGHLLVPAIDDEWPATLSRRVLNGLLREELGFQGVVITDGIEMRAVADRYGLEAVAVRALASGVDAICVGGDHADEETARRLRDAVVAAVVSGELPEERLVEAAKRVGQLAAWTTAARAEQDPWPGSGPQGSPIGLAAARQAIRLTAEPDAVPLPLDSAAHVVEFAPPRNIAIGAETPWGLAEPLAALLPGTTSIRLTADDLPTGDRLPPSLLAPAVGRPLVLVVRDLHRHDWMAGTVSRVLAVRPDAVVVELGVPERVTGRLHLATFGATRAGARAAAELLAGRS from the coding sequence ATGAGCACTCCGACGGGCAGCCTGTCGATTCTGGCCTCGGCCGTACTCCAGCCGGGTTTCGAAGGCAGCGACGCCCCGCCGGACTGGGTACGCCGCTGGCTCGGCGAAGGGCTCGGCGGCGTCGCACTCTTCGCCCGCAACGTACGCGACACCGCGCAGGTCTCGGCGCTCACCGCCGCACTGCGCGCGGAGCGGCCGGACGTGCTGGTGGCGATCGACGAGGAGGCCGGCGACGTCACCCGCTTCGAGTCGCGTACCGGCAGCTCCCGCCCCGGCAACCTGGCCCTCGGCGCGATCGACGACCCCGAACTCACCGAGCGGGTGGCCCGGGACCTCGGCGCCGAACTGGCCGCCGCCGGAATCACCCTCAACTACGCGCCGGTCGCCGACGTCAACTCCAACCCGGACAACCCGGTGATCGGCGTACGCGCCTTCGGTGCCGACTCCGCCCTGGTGGCCCGCCAGACCGCCGCCTGGGTACGCGGACTCCAGGCCGCCGGAGTCGCCGCCTGCGCCAAGCACTTCCCGGGACACGGCGACACCAGCGTCGACTCGCACATCGACGTACCCCGGATCGACTCGACCCGGGACCAGCTCGAACTGGCCGAACTGCCGCCGTTCCGGGCCGCGATCGACGCCGGGGTCCAAGCGATCATGACCGGGCACCTGCTGGTGCCGGCGATCGACGACGAGTGGCCGGCGACCCTGAGCCGTCGGGTCCTCAACGGCCTGCTCCGGGAGGAACTCGGCTTCCAGGGTGTCGTGATCACCGACGGGATCGAGATGCGCGCGGTCGCCGACCGGTACGGGCTCGAAGCGGTGGCCGTACGGGCCCTGGCCAGCGGGGTCGACGCGATCTGTGTCGGCGGCGACCACGCCGACGAGGAGACCGCGCGCCGGCTCCGGGACGCCGTCGTGGCCGCGGTCGTCTCCGGTGAGCTGCCCGAGGAGCGGCTGGTCGAGGCCGCCAAGCGGGTGGGTCAGCTCGCGGCCTGGACCACCGCCGCCCGGGCCGAGCAGGACCCCTGGCCGGGCTCCGGACCGCAGGGGTCGCCGATCGGACTGGCCGCCGCCCGCCAGGCGATCCGGCTGACCGCCGAGCCGGACGCCGTCCCGCTGCCGTTGGACAGCGCCGCCCACGTGGTGGAGTTCGCCCCGCCGCGCAACATCGCCATCGGCGCGGAGACCCCGTGGGGACTGGCCGAACCGCTCGCCGCCCTGCTACCGGGCACCACCTCGATCCGGCTGACCGCCGATGACCTGCCGACGGGCGACCGGCTGCCGCCGTCGCTGCTCGCCCCGGCGGTGGGTCGGCCGCTCGTACTGGTGGTCCGTGACCTGCACCGGCACGACTGGATGGCCGGCACCGTGAGCCGGGTGCTGGCGGTACGTCCGGACGCCGTGGTGGTGGAACTCGGCGTACCGGAGCGGGTGACCGGGCGACTCCACCTGGCCACCTTCGGTGCGACCAGGGCCGGTGCCCGCGCCGCCGCGGAGCTGCTCGCCGGTCGTTCCTGA
- a CDS encoding DUF6042 family protein has protein sequence MTPRWQRAALMPSWIRWLPCSFVYLTVVPQSVPFRRSAWNDLVPWDDALWCDPGDVEDWVTRSRHRHPRREAAHAELHAREHYDWMVEVRGARIELFAEMCRRRDLPVPHTVGELLPCLTGFGLFELDHDSDADDPWIRPRLERDPLDVLPLSFEERELEARAQRDDRAVLLAIAVRQLAQRTRRRWRRRIVSTSVTGLAEQAGLSVEQTRQALGDLGEIADLGLDWRDRDERVRLTVRWPDFRLRFPFTELPAPEHAV, from the coding sequence GTGACCCCCCGCTGGCAGCGGGCCGCGCTGATGCCGTCCTGGATCCGCTGGCTTCCCTGCTCCTTTGTCTACCTGACCGTCGTCCCCCAGTCGGTGCCGTTCCGCCGCTCAGCCTGGAACGACCTCGTGCCCTGGGACGACGCGCTCTGGTGCGATCCCGGCGACGTGGAGGACTGGGTGACCCGCTCCCGGCACCGCCACCCCCGTCGGGAAGCCGCCCACGCCGAGTTGCACGCCCGTGAGCACTACGACTGGATGGTCGAGGTACGCGGCGCCCGGATCGAACTCTTCGCCGAGATGTGCCGCCGTCGAGACCTGCCGGTGCCGCACACCGTCGGCGAACTACTGCCCTGCCTGACCGGGTTCGGCCTGTTCGAGTTGGACCACGACAGCGACGCCGACGACCCGTGGATCCGCCCACGGCTCGAACGGGATCCGCTGGACGTACTCCCGCTCTCCTTCGAGGAACGTGAACTCGAGGCGCGCGCGCAGCGCGACGACCGGGCGGTGCTACTCGCCATCGCGGTCCGTCAGCTCGCGCAGCGTACCCGGCGGCGCTGGCGGCGCCGGATAGTCAGCACCAGCGTCACCGGCCTGGCCGAACAGGCGGGACTGTCGGTGGAGCAGACCCGCCAGGCCCTCGGCGACCTCGGCGAGATCGCCGACCTCGGTCTGGACTGGCGCGACCGGGACGAGCGGGTACGCCTCACCGTGCGCTGGCCGGACTTCCGGCTGCGGTTCCCCTTCACCGAACTACCCGCCCCGGAACACGCGGTCTGA